One genomic region from Neisseria weaveri encodes:
- a CDS encoding type IV secretory system conjugative DNA transfer family protein yields MKKYLVAALLFGLLMVVAVCGGLYIGAMLYTQWLGLKTEPSVSLLIKYWQHIEQLPKGMVWRLHVSTVAAALLPVFVVVLFLTALFSRPKKELHGSARFANLREIKKTGLFKNDFKDSDPPDLLIGKYKDEYLRWANDGFVYLAARTRSGKGVGFVIPNCLHYRHSMAVNDPKKENFLITAGFRARCGHKVFFFNPSGTMPYHDRDPNAPLISHRWNPLTYVRRNPINTYKDALAVAAVFYPLPTEDRGSAKFFQQEAQKLFTGLLLYLIETEKERDLSQPENKTTMANLFRLTAPTDGKTLQEWIQAEFELRAAQPETTQLSSNCRTLLMGFANGNAKTGGDVLSTMTAPLAIFLDPAVEAATGGDDFYLDNVRRELTTIYLGISPEEIKVYGTLLNLFFSQLCDVNVRQGLPKDNKALKYQCLLMLDEFTALGRIPAIEEGVGYLAGYGIRPTIVFQTPGQVEKVYGRTGRQTFFSNFTCRLVFAPREQDEAEELSKLIGYYTYKAKSSSRSRGKNSSSSSNSVSDQKRAVMNPDELKIMPDSDVIINMTGIRPIYADKIIYHEDPILRERANLPVPHVPELQLTLTRKQPPKVITPDYVSPEDMASFKWEEAANNEEIARALITALIPPDSKPEFVAEVVPVIIQNWGAGRMSIVSEILKNTSTGSNNQQPEAA; encoded by the coding sequence ATGAAGAAATATTTGGTAGCGGCTCTGTTGTTTGGCCTGTTGATGGTAGTAGCCGTCTGCGGAGGTTTGTATATCGGAGCCATGCTTTATACACAATGGCTGGGATTAAAAACCGAACCGTCGGTATCTCTGCTTATCAAATATTGGCAGCATATAGAACAGTTGCCTAAAGGCATGGTTTGGCGGCTGCACGTCTCCACCGTTGCCGCTGCCTTATTGCCGGTTTTCGTTGTGGTATTGTTTCTGACAGCGTTGTTTTCCCGTCCGAAAAAAGAACTACACGGCTCGGCTCGCTTTGCGAACCTTCGGGAAATAAAGAAGACCGGGCTGTTTAAAAACGATTTTAAAGATTCAGATCCACCCGATTTGCTGATAGGCAAATATAAAGACGAATACTTGCGTTGGGCAAACGATGGTTTCGTCTATCTAGCCGCGCGAACCCGGAGCGGTAAGGGTGTCGGCTTTGTGATTCCAAACTGTCTGCACTATCGGCACAGCATGGCCGTTAATGATCCTAAAAAAGAAAACTTCCTGATCACGGCGGGCTTCCGCGCCCGCTGCGGTCACAAGGTGTTTTTCTTCAATCCTTCGGGCACCATGCCGTACCACGACCGCGATCCAAATGCTCCCCTTATAAGTCATCGGTGGAACCCGTTGACTTATGTGCGCCGAAACCCGATCAATACCTACAAGGATGCGCTCGCGGTAGCAGCGGTATTTTACCCGTTACCGACGGAAGACCGCGGTAGCGCCAAGTTTTTCCAGCAGGAGGCGCAGAAGTTGTTTACCGGGCTGTTACTTTATTTGATCGAGACTGAAAAGGAGCGTGATTTAAGCCAGCCGGAAAACAAAACCACGATGGCCAACCTGTTTCGGCTTACTGCCCCTACTGACGGCAAGACCCTGCAAGAGTGGATACAGGCAGAGTTTGAATTGCGGGCAGCGCAGCCGGAGACAACACAACTCAGCAGTAACTGCCGAACACTGTTGATGGGCTTCGCTAATGGTAACGCAAAGACCGGCGGTGATGTTTTGTCCACCATGACCGCGCCGCTGGCGATTTTTCTTGACCCTGCGGTTGAAGCGGCCACCGGCGGCGATGATTTTTACCTGGATAATGTGCGCCGTGAACTTACCACGATTTATTTAGGCATTTCGCCGGAAGAAATCAAAGTGTACGGCACGCTGCTGAATCTGTTTTTCAGCCAGTTGTGTGATGTCAACGTGCGACAAGGGCTGCCAAAGGACAATAAGGCGCTTAAATACCAGTGCCTTTTGATGTTGGATGAATTTACGGCACTCGGCCGCATTCCGGCTATCGAAGAGGGTGTCGGCTACTTGGCCGGTTACGGTATCCGCCCAACCATCGTATTTCAGACACCCGGACAAGTTGAGAAGGTTTACGGCAGAACCGGCCGTCAAACGTTTTTCAGTAACTTCACTTGCCGCTTGGTGTTTGCCCCGCGTGAACAGGATGAGGCTGAAGAACTCAGCAAGCTGATCGGTTACTATACCTACAAAGCCAAGTCGTCCTCGCGTTCACGAGGCAAAAACAGCAGTAGCAGCAGTAACAGTGTGAGCGATCAAAAACGCGCGGTCATGAATCCCGACGAGCTCAAAATCATGCCCGATAGTGATGTGATTATCAACATGACCGGTATCCGGCCTATCTATGCCGACAAAATCATCTACCACGAAGACCCGATTTTGCGTGAACGTGCCAATTTACCGGTTCCCCATGTGCCTGAATTGCAACTCACCCTTACCCGGAAGCAACCGCCGAAAGTGATAACACCGGATTATGTTTCGCCTGAAGATATGGCGAGCTTCAAGTGGGAGGAAGCAGCCAACAACGAAGAGATTGCCCGTGCGCTGATTACGGCACTGATTCCGCCGGACAGCAAGCCGGAGTTTGTGGCCGAAGTGGTGCCGGTGATCATCCAAAATTGGGGCGCAGGCAGAATGTCCATCGTGTCGGAAATCCTGAAAAACACTTCGACAGGCAGCAATAATCAACAGCCGGAAGCGGCTTAA
- a CDS encoding toxin C-terminal domain-containing protein produces MTSVYAAPYFPTTAAATRAAEKLGYKKTGQISNGQAVYEATKSAKVKGLPYITPDVDSHKGGAWKAAKTVAALGSKQTRLGTYNEDLSVRVGD; encoded by the coding sequence CTGACTTCTGTTTATGCTGCACCATATTTCCCCACAACGGCTGCCGCAACGCGGGCAGCAGAGAAACTCGGTTATAAAAAGACCGGGCAAATTTCTAATGGGCAGGCTGTGTATGAAGCAACGAAATCTGCAAAGGTTAAAGGATTGCCGTATATTACTCCTGATGTGGACAGCCACAAAGGTGGAGCTTGGAAAGCTGCCAAGACCGTTGCGGCTCTTGGCAGCAAGCAAACCAGGTTAGGCACTTACAACGAAGATTTATCAGTACGCGTAGGAGATTAA